In a single window of the Carassius gibelio isolate Cgi1373 ecotype wild population from Czech Republic chromosome A12, carGib1.2-hapl.c, whole genome shotgun sequence genome:
- the LOC128025422 gene encoding uncharacterized protein LOC128025422 — translation MSSRTLTTPARLLRYCFHKPRRVFYVDPVRLYYGSPQVVTGSAVRTVDLRSDTVTKPGAAMRRAMSEAEVGDDVFGEDPTVNELQKIAADMFGMEAALYVPTGTMSNLIAVMVHCRERGDEMIVGDLSHMYVYEQGGSAQLAGVHSAAVTTLSDGTFDLDQLISKIRHGYPDPHYPRSRLVCVENTHNIQGGRVLPLSFLQELRSVADNFGLTVHMDGARVMNAAVALGVQPSAIIQHCHSVSVCLSKGLGAPVGTMLGGSKDFIQRAVRARKALGGGMRQSGVLAAAGKIALSDMIGRLEEDHRNAKSFAQALLQCDPPMYQVDLTTVQSNILRFRLRDTHMSPAEFCERMAGVDEEEVKALGQGVQVLMFPHVGGTVRAVWHLGISEEDTQLAIQKAHFVAHQHKLKSTRAA, via the exons ATGAGCTCCAGAACACTAACGACTCCAGCTCGTTTACTCCGTTATTGCTTCCACAAACCTCGTCGTGTTTTTTACGTGGATCCGGTGCGACTATACTATGGGTCGCCGCAGGTGGTCACGGGATCAGCCGTTCGCACCGTGGACCTCCGCAGCGATACCGTCACCAAACCCGGAGCGGCCATGCGCCGAGCCATGTCCGAGGCAGAGGTCGGAGACGATGTGTTCGGAGAAGACCCTACGGTTAATG AACTACAGAAAATAGCTGCTGATATGTTTGGCATGGAAGCGGCTTTGTATGTCCCCACTGGAACCATGAGTAACCTGATTGCAG TTATGGTGCACTGCAGAGAGAGGGGGGATGAGATGATAGTAGGGGATCTCTCTCATATGTATGTTTACGAACAGGGAGGAAGTGCACAG CTTGCAGGCGTCCATTCTGCAGCAGTCACTACCCTCAGCGATGGCACCTTTGACCTAGACCAGCTGATCTCCAAGATCCGTCACGGTTACCCTGACCCACACTACCCACGCTCCCGCCTGGTTTGTgtggaaaacacacacaatatTCAGGGAGGCCGCGTCCTCCCACTCTCATTCCTGCAAGAG CTTCGCTCTGTGGCTgataattttggtttgactgtgcatatgGATGGAGCGAGGGTGATGAATGCAGCTGTGGCCCTGGGTGTCCAACCTTCTGCTATAATACAGCACTGCCATtctgtcagtgtgtgtctgtCCAAG GGACTCGGGGCACCTGTGGGCACCATGTTAGGTGGGTCAAAAGATTTCATACAGAGAGCCGTTCGTGCCCGCAAGGCACTTGGTGGCGGAATGCGCCAGTCGGGTGTCTTGGCAGCAGCTGGTAAGATTGCCCTGTCAGACATGATTGGCAGACTGGAGGAGGACCACAGGAATGCCAAAAGCTTTGCCCAAG CGTTGTTACAGTGTGACCCTCCTATGTACCAGGTGGATCTGACCACTGTGCAAAGCAACATTTTGAGGTTCCGTCTGCGGGACACTCACATGAGCCCGGCCGAGTTCTGCGAGCGGATGGCAGGCGTAGATGAAGAAGAGGTGAAGGCTCTGGGCCAGGGGGTCCAGGTTCTGATGTTCCCCCATGTCGGGGGAACAGTCAGGGCTGTGTGGCATCTGGGCATCAGCGAGGAAGACACTCAGCTGGCTATACAGAAGGCTCATTTTGTGGCCCATCAGCACAAGCTCAAGTCTACCAGGGCAGCATGA